A region from the Alnus glutinosa chromosome 5, dhAlnGlut1.1, whole genome shotgun sequence genome encodes:
- the LOC133868483 gene encoding dihydroceramide fatty acyl 2-hydroxylase FAH1 produces MVAQEFTVDLDKALVFQVGHLGQDYQEWVHEPIVTKESPRFFESDFWEFLTRTVWWAVPVIWLPVVCWSISMSIQMGHTLPQIALMVVFGIFLWTLMEYTLHRFLFHIKTKSYWGNTAHYLLHGCHHKHPMDGLRLVFPPAATAILCVPFWNMVKLFSTPSTTPALFGGGLLGYVMYDCTHYYLHHGQPSIEVSRNLKKYHLNHHFRIQTKGFGITSSLWDKVFGTLPPSKAAGKSR; encoded by the exons ATGGTCGCGCAGGAGTTTACTGTCGATCTGGACAAAGCCCTCGTCTTCCAG GTTGGCCATCTCGGACAAGATTACCAGGAGTGGGTTCACGAACCAATCGTCACCAAGGAAAGCCCGCGATTTTTTGAGAGTGATTTTTGGGAG TTCTTGACCCGCACAGTTTGGTGGGCAGTTCCAGTCATTTGGCTGCCAGTTGTATGCTGGTCCATCTCCATGTCAATACAGATGGGCCATACACTTCCTCAGATAGCTTTAATGGTGGTCTTTGGCATTTTTTTGTGGACACTTATGGAGTACACATTACACCGTTTCCTTTTCCACATCAAAACGAAGAGCTACTG GGGAAACACCGCTCATTATCTTCTTCATGGCTGCCATCATAAGCATCCAATGGATGGCTTGAGACTTGTTTTCCCACCTGCTGCAACAGCTATACTTTGTGTACCG TTCTGGAACATGGTCAAGCTTTTTTCCACCCCTTCAACTACTCCTGCTTTGTTTGGAGGCGGTTTACTGGGTTATGTGATGTATGATTGCACCCATTACTACCTCCACCATGGTCAACCATCTATCGAAGTGTCTCGAAATCTCAAG AAATACCATTTGAATCATCATTTCAGGATCCAGACTAAAGGCTTTGGGATCACTTCATCATTATGGGACAAGGTGTTTGGAACACTTCCTCCATCGAAAGCAGCTGGGAAAAGTAGATAA